Proteins from one Enterobacter bugandensis genomic window:
- the ydiK gene encoding AI-2E family transporter YdiK: MVNLRQPRDVAQILLSVLFLALMIIACLWIVQPFILGFAWAATVVVATWPLLLRLQKLLFGRRGLAVLVMTLLLFLLFIIPIALLVNSLVDSSGPVIRAVTSGDLTLPDLGWLNSIPVVGAKLYSGWHSLLEMGGSALMAKVRPYIGTTTTWFVGQAAHIGRFMMHCTLMLVFSALLYWRGEQVALGVRHFATRLAGKRGDAAVLLAAQAVRAVALGVVVTALVQAVLGGIGLAISGVPYATVFTVVMLMTCLAQLGPLLVLVPSIIWLYWTGDTTWGTVLLVWSCVVGTMDNVIRPILIRMGADLPLILILSGVIGGLIAFGMIGLFIGPVLLAVTWRLFSAWVHEVPPPGTDPDVILSELEELEEKNTH, encoded by the coding sequence ATGGTCAATCTTCGCCAGCCCAGAGATGTTGCGCAAATTCTGCTGTCGGTGCTGTTCCTGGCCCTCATGATTATTGCGTGTCTGTGGATTGTTCAACCCTTTATTCTCGGCTTCGCCTGGGCTGCGACCGTTGTCGTCGCCACGTGGCCTTTGCTGCTGCGCTTGCAGAAACTGCTGTTTGGCCGCCGCGGACTGGCCGTGCTGGTGATGACGCTGCTGCTGTTCCTGCTGTTTATTATTCCAATTGCGCTGCTGGTAAACAGCCTTGTCGACTCCAGCGGCCCGGTGATCCGCGCCGTGACAAGCGGCGACCTGACGCTGCCGGACCTCGGCTGGCTGAACAGCATTCCGGTCGTGGGCGCTAAGCTTTACAGCGGCTGGCATAGCCTGCTGGAGATGGGCGGCAGCGCGCTGATGGCGAAAGTGCGTCCGTATATTGGCACCACCACCACCTGGTTTGTCGGTCAGGCCGCACATATCGGCCGCTTTATGATGCACTGTACCCTGATGCTGGTCTTCAGCGCCCTGCTTTACTGGCGCGGTGAGCAGGTGGCTTTAGGCGTTCGTCACTTTGCCACCCGCCTGGCGGGAAAACGGGGTGACGCCGCGGTGCTGCTGGCCGCGCAGGCCGTGCGCGCGGTCGCCCTGGGCGTCGTGGTGACGGCGCTGGTGCAGGCGGTGCTGGGCGGTATCGGCCTGGCGATTTCCGGCGTACCGTACGCCACCGTCTTTACCGTAGTCATGCTGATGACTTGCCTTGCGCAACTGGGGCCGCTGCTGGTACTGGTTCCGAGCATTATCTGGCTTTACTGGACGGGTGATACCACGTGGGGAACGGTTCTGCTGGTCTGGAGCTGCGTGGTTGGCACCATGGATAACGTGATTCGCCCCATCCTCATCCGCATGGGCGCAGACCTGCCGCTGATCCTGATCCTCTCCGGGGTTATCGGCGGGTTGATTGCTTTCGGGATGATCGGTCTGTTCATTGGCCCGGTGCTGCTCGCCGTTACCTGGCGTCTGTTCTCCGCCTGGGTTCATGAAGTGCCACCGCCTGGAACCGACCCGGACGTGATTCTGAGCGAGCTGGAAGAGCTGGAAGAAAAGAATACCCATTAA
- the ydiJ gene encoding D-2-hydroxyglutarate dehydrogenase YdiJ, with amino-acid sequence MIPQISQAPGVVQLVLNFLQALEQQGFTGDTATNYADRLTMATDNSIYQLLPDAVVFPRSTADVALIARLATQERFASLVFTPRGGGTGTNGQALNQGIIIDMSRYMNRIIEINPEEGWVRVEAGVIKDQLNQYLKPYGYFFAPELSTSNRATIGGMINTDASGQGSLVYGKTSDHVMGVRAVLLGGDILDTQPMPVELAETLGKDNTTSGRIYRTVLERCRDNRQLILDKFPKLNRFLTGYDLRHVFNDDLTQFDLTRVLTGSEGTLAFITEARLDITRLPKVRRLVNVKYDSFDSALRNAPFMVEAQALSVETVDSKVLNLAREDIVWHSVRELITDVPDKEMLGLNIVEFAGDDAELIESQVTTLCQRLDELIAHGEGGVIGWQLCHDLAGIERIYAMRKKAVGLLGNAKGAAKPIPFAEDTCVPPEHLADYIVEFRALLDGHGLSYGMFGHVDAGVLHVRPALDMCDPQQEILMKQISDDVVALTAKYGGLLWGEHGKGFRAEYSPAFFGEQLYAELRKVKAAFDPDNRLNPGKICPPEGVDAPMLQVDAVKRGTYDRQIPIAVRSSWRGAMECNGNGLCFNFDVKSPMCPSMKITSNRIHSPKGRATLVREWLRLLADRGVDPLKLEQELPEKRASLRSLIERTRNSWHANKGEYDFSHEVKEAMSGCLACKACSTQCPIKIDVPEFRSRFLQLYHTRYLRPVRDHLVATVESYAPLMARAPKTFNFFINQPLVRKLSEKHIGMVDLPLLSVPSLQRQLVGHRSANMTLEQLEALTPEQKAKVVLVVQDPFTSYYDAQVVADFIRLVEKLGYQPVVLPFSPNGKAQHIKGFLNRFAKTAQKTADFLNRIAELGMPMVGVDPALVLCYRDEYKQTLGDKRGDFHVMLVHEWLPAALEEKAIQEAGGEPWYLFGHCTEVTALPGAPAQWASIFARFGAQLESVSVGCCGMAGTYGHEVKNHANSLGIYELSWHQAMQRLPRNRCLATGYSCRSQVKRVEGNGVRHPLQALLEIIG; translated from the coding sequence ATGATCCCACAGATTTCTCAGGCACCTGGCGTCGTTCAGCTGGTGCTTAATTTTTTGCAGGCACTGGAGCAACAGGGTTTTACAGGTGATACCGCCACGAACTATGCCGACAGGCTGACGATGGCAACCGATAACAGTATCTACCAGCTTCTTCCCGATGCGGTCGTTTTCCCTCGTTCCACGGCCGACGTGGCGCTTATCGCCCGGCTGGCAACGCAGGAGCGGTTTGCCTCTCTGGTCTTCACGCCGCGCGGCGGTGGCACCGGAACTAACGGTCAGGCGCTGAACCAGGGCATCATTATTGATATGTCGCGCTATATGAACCGCATCATTGAGATCAACCCCGAAGAGGGATGGGTGCGGGTTGAGGCGGGCGTTATCAAAGATCAGCTTAATCAGTACCTCAAGCCTTACGGCTACTTTTTTGCCCCTGAACTCTCCACCAGCAACCGCGCAACCATCGGGGGGATGATCAACACCGATGCCTCCGGGCAGGGGTCGCTGGTCTACGGTAAAACCTCCGATCACGTGATGGGCGTGCGGGCAGTATTGTTAGGCGGAGATATCCTTGATACCCAGCCGATGCCGGTCGAACTGGCGGAAACGCTGGGTAAAGATAACACCACCAGCGGGCGCATCTACCGCACCGTGCTGGAGCGCTGCCGCGACAACCGCCAGCTTATTCTCGACAAATTCCCCAAACTGAACCGCTTCTTAACGGGCTACGACCTGCGCCACGTGTTTAACGACGACCTGACGCAGTTTGATTTAACCCGCGTGCTGACCGGCTCCGAAGGAACGCTGGCGTTTATTACCGAGGCGCGGCTGGATATCACCCGCCTGCCGAAGGTGCGTCGCCTGGTGAACGTCAAATATGACTCCTTCGACTCCGCGCTGCGCAATGCGCCGTTTATGGTGGAAGCGCAGGCGCTGTCGGTGGAAACCGTCGACTCTAAGGTGCTGAATCTGGCGCGGGAAGATATCGTCTGGCACTCCGTGCGCGAGCTGATTACCGACGTGCCGGACAAAGAGATGCTTGGCCTCAACATCGTGGAATTTGCCGGTGATGACGCGGAGCTGATTGAAAGCCAGGTGACGACGCTCTGCCAGCGCCTGGATGAGCTGATTGCTCATGGCGAAGGCGGCGTGATTGGCTGGCAGCTTTGTCACGATCTGGCCGGTATCGAGCGTATTTACGCCATGCGTAAAAAAGCCGTGGGTCTGCTTGGCAATGCGAAAGGGGCGGCGAAGCCGATTCCGTTTGCCGAAGACACCTGCGTGCCGCCCGAGCATCTGGCGGATTATATCGTCGAGTTTCGCGCCCTGCTGGACGGCCACGGCCTGAGCTACGGCATGTTCGGCCACGTGGATGCCGGGGTGCTTCACGTGCGTCCGGCGCTGGACATGTGCGACCCGCAGCAGGAGATCCTGATGAAGCAGATCTCCGACGACGTCGTGGCCTTGACCGCCAAATACGGCGGTCTGCTGTGGGGGGAGCACGGGAAAGGGTTCCGCGCGGAATACAGCCCGGCGTTCTTCGGGGAGCAGCTTTACGCGGAGCTGCGCAAGGTCAAAGCGGCGTTCGACCCGGATAACCGCCTCAATCCGGGGAAAATCTGCCCGCCTGAAGGGGTGGACGCGCCGATGCTCCAGGTGGATGCCGTTAAGCGCGGTACGTATGACAGACAGATCCCGATTGCGGTGCGCTCGTCCTGGCGCGGCGCGATGGAGTGTAACGGCAACGGCCTGTGCTTTAACTTTGACGTGAAAAGCCCGATGTGCCCGTCAATGAAAATCACCAGCAACCGCATTCACTCGCCGAAAGGGCGTGCGACGCTGGTGCGCGAGTGGCTGCGTCTGCTGGCGGACCGCGGCGTCGATCCCCTGAAGCTGGAGCAGGAGCTGCCGGAAAAACGGGCCAGCCTGCGCTCGCTGATTGAGCGCACCCGCAACAGCTGGCATGCCAATAAGGGCGAGTATGATTTCTCCCATGAGGTGAAAGAGGCGATGTCCGGCTGTCTGGCCTGTAAAGCCTGCTCTACCCAGTGCCCGATTAAAATCGACGTGCCGGAATTCCGCTCGCGTTTCCTGCAGCTCTACCACACCCGCTATCTGCGCCCGGTGCGCGATCATCTGGTGGCGACGGTGGAAAGCTACGCGCCACTGATGGCGCGCGCGCCGAAGACCTTTAACTTCTTTATCAATCAGCCGCTGGTGCGCAAGCTTTCCGAAAAGCATATCGGCATGGTCGATCTGCCGTTGTTGTCGGTGCCGTCGCTGCAGCGCCAGCTCGTCGGCCACCGCTCGGCGAACATGACCCTGGAACAGCTCGAAGCGCTTACTCCTGAGCAAAAAGCGAAGGTGGTGCTGGTGGTCCAGGATCCGTTCACCAGCTACTACGACGCGCAGGTGGTCGCTGACTTCATCCGCCTGGTTGAAAAACTGGGCTATCAGCCTGTAGTGCTGCCGTTCTCGCCAAACGGCAAGGCGCAGCACATTAAAGGCTTCCTGAACCGCTTTGCGAAAACGGCGCAAAAAACCGCTGATTTTCTCAACCGGATCGCCGAACTTGGGATGCCGATGGTCGGCGTCGATCCGGCGCTGGTGCTTTGCTATCGCGATGAATACAAGCAGACGCTGGGTGATAAGCGCGGCGATTTCCACGTCATGCTGGTGCACGAGTGGCTGCCGGCAGCCCTGGAAGAGAAGGCCATTCAGGAGGCGGGCGGTGAACCGTGGTATCTGTTCGGACACTGTACGGAAGTGACGGCGCTGCCCGGCGCCCCGGCGCAATGGGCGTCTATTTTTGCGCGTTTCGGCGCGCAGCTGGAGAGCGTCAGCGTGGGCTGCTGCGGCATGGCGGGCACCTACGGCCACGAGGTGAAAAACCACGCCAACTCGCTCGGCATTTATGAGCTGTCGTGGCATCAGGCGATGCAGCGATTGCCAAGAAACCGCTGCCTGGCGACGGGCTACTCCTGCCGCAGCCAGGTGAAACGGGTTGAGGGTAACGGCGTACGCCACCCATTACAGGCTTTACTGGAGATAATTGGATGA
- the menI gene encoding 1,4-dihydroxy-2-naphthoyl-CoA hydrolase, giving the protein MIWKRAVTLQALNAMGEGNMVGLLDIQFTRIGEDNLEATMPVDSRTHQPFGLLHGGASVVLAETLGSVAGYLCTEGEQKVVGLEVNANHIRSVRSGRVRGICRALHAGSRHQVWQIDILDEQDRLCCSSRLTTAVV; this is encoded by the coding sequence ATGATCTGGAAACGTGCCGTCACGCTGCAGGCGCTAAACGCCATGGGCGAGGGGAATATGGTGGGGCTACTGGATATCCAGTTCACCCGCATTGGGGAAGACAATCTGGAGGCGACGATGCCTGTCGATAGTCGCACCCATCAGCCGTTTGGCCTGTTGCACGGCGGGGCTTCCGTCGTGCTGGCGGAAACCCTGGGCTCCGTCGCGGGATATCTCTGCACCGAAGGCGAACAGAAGGTGGTCGGGCTTGAGGTGAATGCCAACCACATTCGCTCGGTGCGCAGCGGGCGCGTGCGCGGTATCTGCCGCGCGCTGCATGCTGGTAGCCGCCACCAGGTGTGGCAGATTGATATTCTCGACGAGCAGGATCGCCTGTGCTGCTCGTCGCGTCTGACGACGGCGGTCGTGTAA
- a CDS encoding YdiH family protein has product MDTEITPTQLAIEYLRRDKSNLSPAQYLKKLKQLELEFTDLLALSSNELKEEIYFAWRLGVHVH; this is encoded by the coding sequence ATGGATACTGAAATAACCCCAACACAGCTGGCAATTGAATATTTACGTCGCGATAAGAGCAACCTGTCTCCGGCGCAGTACCTGAAAAAGCTGAAACAGCTTGAGCTGGAGTTCACGGATCTGCTGGCGCTCTCTTCGAATGAACTGAAAGAAGAGATCTACTTTGCCTGGCGGTTGGGCGTTCACGTCCATTGA
- a CDS encoding helix-turn-helix domain-containing protein → MSLPEKSHRGSPYAQELISHLLPDCTTRRTARGERLDLQINGQGMCYLILEGTVAIYRRSDDMMLSTARSPALFGLANLTDIYFNDYLKTVSPCLIGTLTTERVNEIIKEKALWGLLSKQLMFVYSRLYNNVMPQGAPTAYEMIRQQLIKLMEEDESYRSSVTAERYIREKTQLSRSGVMRILADLKTGGFIEMEEGRLIKINKLPAKY, encoded by the coding sequence ATGTCCCTTCCAGAAAAGTCTCACCGTGGCTCGCCCTACGCACAAGAGCTTATTTCTCACTTACTGCCTGATTGCACAACGCGACGCACCGCTCGCGGTGAGCGGCTCGATCTTCAGATCAACGGTCAGGGAATGTGCTATTTAATTCTTGAGGGGACGGTCGCTATCTACAGAAGAAGCGACGACATGATGCTCTCCACGGCCCGCAGCCCCGCCCTTTTCGGTCTCGCTAATCTGACAGATATCTATTTCAATGATTACCTGAAGACCGTTAGCCCGTGCCTGATAGGAACACTCACCACCGAGCGGGTGAATGAGATTATCAAGGAAAAGGCGCTATGGGGCCTGCTCTCAAAACAACTGATGTTTGTCTATAGCCGGCTTTATAACAACGTGATGCCGCAGGGCGCACCGACGGCATATGAGATGATTCGCCAGCAGCTGATAAAGCTGATGGAGGAAGATGAAAGTTATCGCAGCAGCGTAACGGCGGAAAGGTATATTCGGGAGAAAACCCAGCTCTCCCGCAGCGGCGTAATGCGCATTCTGGCGGATTTAAAAACCGGCGGATTTATCGAAATGGAAGAAGGCAGGCTTATTAAAATCAACAAGCTCCCCGCTAAATACTGA
- a CDS encoding helix-turn-helix domain-containing protein: MNTRLTTPLNNYQSSVLDLKPFADIDTLIKHVLPAASRMIIGRGETIHYYKDNVRQCFLLIQGSVALHRRGDGIVLNSESAPFILGVSSQFSSEHLYVRALETAEIARVSLESFNQIVSQYDLWEHFSKLLIYTASRVYEHCAQISQMSAYDIIRFQLVELMQEPDAIRQNTTAAAYIKSRTYLSRSGIMRILSELRTGKYITMERGVLLEIHHLPRKY, encoded by the coding sequence ATGAATACACGTTTAACCACCCCACTGAATAATTATCAATCCTCAGTTCTGGATTTAAAGCCCTTCGCCGATATAGACACCCTGATTAAACATGTGCTGCCAGCCGCCAGCAGAATGATCATCGGTCGGGGGGAGACGATACATTATTATAAAGATAATGTCCGGCAGTGTTTTTTGTTAATCCAGGGCAGCGTGGCGCTTCATCGTCGCGGCGACGGTATTGTGTTAAATTCTGAATCTGCGCCTTTTATTCTGGGCGTCAGCAGCCAGTTTTCCTCTGAGCACCTGTACGTCAGGGCACTGGAGACTGCCGAGATCGCGCGCGTCTCGCTGGAGAGTTTCAATCAAATAGTGTCCCAGTACGATTTATGGGAGCACTTCTCAAAACTGCTTATTTATACCGCCTCGCGGGTATACGAACATTGTGCACAAATATCGCAAATGTCTGCTTACGATATCATCCGCTTCCAGCTTGTTGAGCTGATGCAAGAGCCGGACGCCATACGGCAAAATACAACGGCGGCAGCCTACATCAAAAGCCGGACGTATCTTTCACGTAGCGGAATTATGCGTATTCTGTCGGAACTGCGGACCGGCAAGTACATCACCATGGAGCGCGGCGTGCTGCTTGAAATTCACCATCTGCCACGCAAATATTGA
- a CDS encoding fimbrial protein, whose protein sequence is MKKSIILAMVATGSALMMGNVLAAAGTVNFYGNILDSACDVAVASQNQVVVLGDYYKTEFPTTGSRTAATKFDIILKNCPVTVTSAKVRFDGTPDLTNADLLAIDTSVAGAATGVAINLMTADKADLPLHGSNGYNYVLSSTADNTLNFYAQYISTAASVTAGPANSVANFSVVYN, encoded by the coding sequence ATGAAAAAGAGTATTATTTTAGCGATGGTTGCGACGGGTTCAGCCTTAATGATGGGCAATGTTCTCGCCGCCGCAGGAACCGTTAATTTTTATGGTAACATCCTGGATTCAGCCTGCGACGTGGCTGTTGCTTCTCAAAACCAAGTGGTCGTATTAGGCGATTATTATAAAACAGAATTCCCGACAACGGGTTCCAGAACGGCGGCAACGAAATTCGATATTATTCTGAAGAACTGCCCGGTTACGGTCACCAGTGCCAAAGTTCGTTTTGACGGTACGCCTGACCTGACCAACGCCGATCTGCTGGCGATTGATACCTCTGTCGCCGGGGCGGCAACGGGTGTTGCCATTAATTTGATGACCGCTGATAAAGCCGATCTGCCATTGCACGGCAGCAACGGCTACAACTATGTACTGAGCAGCACCGCAGACAATACGCTGAATTTCTATGCACAGTATATTTCAACGGCGGCATCGGTAACGGCGGGTCCTGCCAACTCCGTCGCTAACTTCTCCGTTGTTTACAACTAG
- a CDS encoding fimbrial biogenesis chaperone translates to MNFISKTLLSAAVITVSVSHAYAGVIIGGTRVIFDGGKKEASISVNNADAAPYLIQSWVDMPEGNANKAPFIVTPPLYRLNGGQQNIERILISGSLPQDIESLFWLNIKAIPSASKQANSLQIAVKTRIKLIYRPTSLKASTPEEQANKLTWSRSGNNLQVTNPTPYVINFNEISVGGKKLEDVSWVAPGAVAAFRLPPGVNGNQIVFKVINDYGSPGIIHQASF, encoded by the coding sequence ATGAATTTTATTAGCAAAACCCTGCTGAGTGCGGCGGTTATTACTGTATCTGTTTCGCATGCTTATGCCGGGGTTATTATTGGTGGTACCCGCGTAATTTTTGATGGCGGGAAAAAAGAGGCATCCATCAGTGTAAACAATGCGGATGCCGCCCCTTATTTAATCCAGTCCTGGGTCGACATGCCAGAGGGTAATGCTAATAAAGCACCTTTTATCGTCACGCCACCTTTGTACAGACTGAACGGCGGCCAGCAAAATATTGAACGGATTTTAATTTCCGGCTCACTGCCGCAGGATATAGAAAGCCTCTTCTGGTTAAATATTAAAGCGATACCTTCAGCGAGCAAACAGGCAAACTCGTTACAAATTGCCGTTAAAACACGTATTAAGCTTATTTATCGCCCGACAAGCCTGAAGGCGTCAACACCGGAAGAACAGGCGAATAAATTAACCTGGTCCCGGAGCGGAAACAACCTTCAGGTCACAAATCCTACACCGTATGTGATCAACTTTAATGAAATAAGCGTCGGCGGTAAAAAGCTGGAGGATGTTTCCTGGGTTGCACCTGGCGCAGTGGCAGCATTTCGCTTACCGCCAGGCGTTAATGGCAATCAGATCGTATTTAAAGTGATTAACGATTATGGCAGCCCGGGAATAATACATCAGGCCAGCTTTTAG
- a CDS encoding fimbria/pilus outer membrane usher protein encodes MVTSNIKMQPARLAMCIAFALANAVPVVNARDSFNAELVELDNPGMAKADLSAFESGSQAPGKYHVDIILDDQLIETSDIDFVARKDGQENDSLQPCLSMDQLKKWGVKTALFPNLAVESTSCVNLQAIPHATTDFQFGAQRLVISIPQAAIDLPARGYVPPEQWDEGIAAAMLNYSLSGANSWAKQSESKNSSSQYANLRPGLNVGPWRLRNYTTWSRDENGQDKWDTVYTYAQRAIIPLKAELTLGDSSAPADVFDSIPFRGGQLASDDDMLPDSLKGYAPVVRGIARTNAQVIVRQNGYQIYQTYVAPGAFEITDMYPTGGAGDLDVTIKEADGSEQHFTLPYASLPVLQREGRLKYAVTGGQYRSYSSSVDKTPFGQITGIYGLPYGLTLYGGLQESSKYQSIATGIGKNMGDFGAISADMTQAWSTPQGEEKSNGQSWRARYSKNFVGTGTQFSIAGYRYSTSGYYGMQEILDSWGDSSALQDRRRNRAELTMSQTLGSNLGSLTLSAVREDYWNSGKRMASYSLGYNNYWHNISYGLTWTYSKNGSAGSYDGNKRYDNDQLLAFNVSIPLEKFLPQTWANYSVSASKNNGTTQNIGLNGVALENHGLNWNVQQGYGSDGVSYTGNMNGDYRGTYGEVTAGYSYDKNSERLNYGLQGGILAHREGITLSQPLGETNVLISAPGAHDVDIRNQPGAKTDFRGYTVVSNLSAYRKNDITLAPESMPDDVELDINTRTVTPTRGAIVLADYKAKVGRRALFTLMHNGHFVPFGAIVSLKGSDNSSFIVGDKGQVYLTGLDSEGTVFVTWGVESDRQCRAPFRLSQQSSAGGITEINVTCI; translated from the coding sequence ATGGTAACAAGCAATATAAAAATGCAGCCCGCGCGTCTGGCAATGTGTATTGCCTTCGCGCTGGCGAATGCAGTCCCCGTGGTTAACGCCCGTGATTCCTTTAACGCCGAACTGGTGGAGTTGGATAATCCGGGAATGGCTAAAGCCGATTTATCTGCATTTGAATCAGGTTCGCAGGCACCAGGGAAATACCATGTTGACATCATCCTCGACGATCAGCTTATTGAGACCAGCGATATTGATTTTGTTGCCCGGAAAGATGGGCAGGAAAACGATAGCCTGCAGCCCTGCCTGAGCATGGATCAGCTAAAAAAATGGGGCGTTAAAACGGCGCTGTTCCCCAACCTGGCGGTTGAAAGCACCTCCTGCGTCAACCTCCAGGCAATTCCTCACGCCACTACGGATTTTCAGTTTGGTGCACAGCGGCTTGTTATCAGCATTCCCCAGGCCGCGATCGACCTGCCTGCGAGAGGGTATGTCCCGCCAGAACAGTGGGACGAGGGGATCGCCGCTGCGATGCTCAACTACAGCCTGAGCGGAGCCAACAGCTGGGCGAAACAGAGCGAGAGTAAAAACAGCAGCAGTCAGTACGCCAATTTACGTCCAGGCCTCAACGTTGGGCCATGGCGACTGCGCAACTACACCACCTGGTCGCGTGATGAGAACGGTCAGGACAAATGGGATACCGTCTACACCTATGCACAGCGGGCGATTATTCCGCTCAAGGCGGAGCTCACGCTGGGCGATAGCTCCGCGCCCGCCGACGTGTTCGACAGTATACCGTTTCGCGGCGGACAGCTGGCTTCCGATGATGACATGCTCCCGGATTCGCTCAAAGGCTACGCGCCTGTCGTGCGTGGGATTGCGCGTACGAATGCTCAGGTCATTGTTCGCCAGAATGGCTATCAGATTTACCAGACCTATGTCGCGCCCGGCGCCTTTGAAATTACCGATATGTATCCCACCGGCGGGGCAGGCGATCTGGACGTCACCATTAAGGAAGCTGACGGCAGCGAGCAGCATTTCACCCTGCCTTATGCCTCACTACCGGTTTTGCAGCGCGAAGGGCGCCTTAAGTATGCGGTGACCGGAGGGCAGTATCGTTCTTACAGCAGCAGCGTGGATAAGACCCCGTTTGGCCAAATCACGGGGATTTATGGTCTGCCATATGGCCTCACGCTCTATGGCGGGCTGCAGGAGTCGAGCAAATATCAGTCGATCGCCACTGGGATCGGGAAAAACATGGGGGATTTCGGCGCGATTTCAGCGGACATGACCCAGGCCTGGTCAACCCCGCAGGGGGAAGAAAAATCCAACGGGCAGTCCTGGCGTGCGCGTTACAGCAAGAACTTTGTCGGGACAGGGACCCAATTTTCGATTGCGGGCTACCGCTATTCGACCAGCGGTTACTACGGCATGCAGGAGATCCTTGATTCCTGGGGAGACAGCTCTGCGCTCCAGGACCGTCGTCGTAACCGTGCCGAGCTCACGATGAGCCAGACGTTGGGCAGCAATCTTGGCTCGCTGACGCTGAGCGCGGTCCGTGAAGATTACTGGAATTCGGGCAAAAGGATGGCGTCTTACAGCCTGGGTTACAACAACTACTGGCACAACATTAGCTACGGACTCACCTGGACTTACAGTAAAAACGGCAGCGCGGGTTCATATGACGGCAATAAACGCTACGACAACGATCAGCTGCTGGCCTTTAACGTCAGCATTCCGCTTGAAAAATTCCTGCCGCAGACCTGGGCTAACTATAGCGTGAGCGCCAGCAAGAATAACGGCACCACGCAGAACATTGGTCTGAACGGCGTGGCGCTGGAAAACCATGGGCTGAACTGGAACGTGCAGCAAGGGTATGGGTCGGACGGCGTTAGCTATACGGGCAACATGAACGGGGATTACAGGGGCACGTACGGCGAAGTGACGGCGGGCTATAGCTACGACAAAAACAGCGAGCGTCTTAACTATGGTTTGCAGGGGGGCATTCTTGCTCACAGAGAGGGGATTACGCTTTCTCAGCCTCTGGGGGAGACTAATGTTCTGATTAGCGCACCGGGCGCGCATGACGTAGATATTCGTAATCAGCCGGGGGCAAAAACAGATTTCCGGGGATATACGGTGGTCAGTAACCTTTCCGCGTACCGTAAAAATGACATCACGCTTGCCCCGGAAAGTATGCCGGATGACGTTGAGCTGGATATTAATACCCGCACGGTAACGCCGACGCGCGGTGCAATTGTCCTGGCCGACTATAAGGCGAAAGTGGGAAGGCGGGCATTATTCACGTTAATGCATAACGGCCATTTTGTTCCTTTTGGCGCAATCGTGAGCCTGAAAGGCAGCGACAACAGCAGCTTTATTGTTGGCGACAAAGGGCAAGTCTATCTCACTGGCCTGGATTCGGAGGGGACAGTATTCGTTACGTGGGGAGTGGAGAGCGATCGGCAGTGCCGCGCACCGTTCCGGCTTTCACAGCAATCTTCGGCAGGCGGAATTACTGAAATTAACGTCACTTGTATCTAG
- a CDS encoding fimbrial protein, with product MRILNILFLLCITAAWNSAHAGTCTTITPQESTLSIGTITVQRDVAVGTVLFSKNASVTGSYLSGCTNPLMLGFSMRYLNATPSSYGNHVYNTNLSGIGVRFSSGNYFENPTYTFSYNAQTSYVEWWGGKIELVVTGPVASGSLTPGVLGVVMLQGSDGVYRDGLTTTLLDGTINVLACSITTPQLTFPIGDISAATFGSTVGTTPTGAQNTQNLGLNCDPGANVNVSLSGIQNPDVATTSVLALTGQGNTGTAKGVGVQLLYNGTPLSLNTRLPLNAAAGGQQAFPLTARYYQTQTTVEPGTANASATLNLTYQ from the coding sequence ATGCGCATACTTAACATCCTGTTCCTGCTGTGTATCACCGCTGCCTGGAATAGTGCTCATGCAGGAACCTGCACAACGATTACGCCACAGGAATCCACTTTGTCCATCGGCACAATTACGGTGCAGCGTGATGTCGCGGTTGGCACGGTATTATTTTCAAAAAATGCGTCGGTCACCGGGTCCTATTTAAGCGGCTGTACCAATCCGTTAATGCTCGGGTTTAGCATGCGGTACCTTAATGCAACGCCGAGTAGTTACGGTAATCACGTTTATAACACCAATCTAAGCGGTATTGGCGTGCGCTTTTCATCAGGTAATTATTTTGAAAACCCGACCTATACCTTTTCTTATAACGCGCAGACAAGTTATGTCGAATGGTGGGGCGGTAAAATAGAACTTGTCGTTACCGGCCCCGTTGCCTCTGGCTCGCTGACGCCCGGCGTACTGGGTGTCGTTATGCTGCAGGGGAGCGATGGTGTGTATCGCGATGGCCTTACGACGACGCTTCTGGACGGGACCATCAACGTGCTGGCCTGCAGCATAACGACGCCGCAGCTGACGTTTCCCATCGGCGATATTTCTGCCGCGACGTTTGGCTCAACGGTCGGAACCACGCCGACGGGCGCTCAGAATACGCAAAACCTGGGTCTGAACTGCGACCCGGGGGCAAACGTCAACGTTTCGCTCAGTGGCATTCAGAACCCGGACGTAGCAACAACGAGCGTGCTCGCGCTGACGGGGCAGGGTAATACCGGCACGGCGAAAGGGGTTGGCGTTCAGCTCCTCTATAACGGTACGCCTCTCTCGTTAAATACCCGTCTGCCGTTAAATGCCGCCGCGGGTGGGCAGCAGGCATTTCCATTAACAGCGCGTTATTACCAGACCCAAACGACGGTTGAACCCGGTACTGCCAATGCGTCTGCAACCTTAAATTTGACGTATCAGTAA